The DNA window ACGGCGATCGTCAGCGCGACCGCGGGGTTCCCGATGAGCGTCAGCGCCTCGAGCAGCGGGCCGCTCGGCAGGGCCAGGGCGCCGAAGGTCGCGGCGAGGATGAGCAGGATCGGCGTGATGATGATGAGTCCGACCGCCCACAGCGAGATGTCCTTGCGCTCCGGGGCGTCGTCCTCGGGCTCGAGCACGTACTCCTCGGGCACGGACACCATGACGCGCTTGCCGATCCACAGCGGCCAGGCGATACCGGACGCGATGAACGCGGGGATACCGCAGAGGAAGCCCATGAGGATGAGCCAGCCGAGCCCGACCTCGAAGGTGCCGGCGAGCGCCGTCGGTCCCGGGTGCGGGGGCAGGAACGCGTGCGTCATCGAGAGGCCGGCGAGCATCGGGAGCGCGTAGAGCACGAGCGACTTCCCGCCGCGGCGTGCGGTGATGTAGACGAGGGGCGCGAGGACGAAGATGCCGACGTCGAAGAACACGGGGATGCCGAAGATGAGCCCGGTGAGCCCCATCGCGACCGGCGCGCCACGTTCACCGAAGCGGCCGAGGAGCTTGCGGATGAGGACGTCGGCGCCACCCGAGCGTTCCAGGATCGCGCCGAGCACGGTGCCGAGGCCGATGATGATGGTGATGTGCCCGAGGATGCCGCCGAAGCCGGTCTCGAGGAGTGACGCACCGGGTTTGATCTGCTCGTCGTCGAACGGGTCCGGGACGGCGACGCCGACGATCTTGTAGATGCTCGTGCCCGTCGCCAGCGCCAGGCCGATGCCCACGATGAACAGCGAGATGAAGGGCTCGAGCTTGACCCGGATGATGAGGAACAGCAGCACCGCGATGGCGACGGCACACAGGATGAGCAGGCCGGGGGTGGTCTGCTGCAACCAGCCGATGGGGTCGCTCGGGGCAGGTGCGGCGGCTGCGACGCGGCTCGCGAGGGCGTGGATGGGCATGGGAGGACCTTCTGTGTCGGCGGGGAGGAGGGACGGGTCAGGATGGGCGTCGCCGGAGCGAGCGACCGGGGACGGCGTCGGTGCGACGACCGTCGGCGATGACGGCTGCGCCGTTCACGAAGACCCACGGGATGCCGGCGGCCTGCTGCCGCGGTTCGGCGAAGGTCGCGCGGTCGGCGATCGTCTCGGGGTCGAAGAGGACGACGTCGGCGACGGCACCGACGCGGAGGACGCCGCGGTCGGTGAGTCCGAGTCGGGCGGCCGGACGGGAGGTGAGGTGGGCGACGGCGTCCTCGAGTCCGAGCACACCGGCTTCACGGACGTAGTGCCCGAGGTAGCGAGGGAAGGTGCCCCAGGCGCGCGGGTGGGGTTTCGCACCGATGAGGATGCCGTCGCTTCCGCCCGTGTGGGCCGGGTGCACCATCATCGTGCGCACGTTGGCCTCGTCGCCGACGTGCTGGAGGATGCCGGTCGCGAGGCGGTCGGCCTCGAGGAGCTCAAAGAACAGGGCGGTGGGGTCGCCGGACCAGGCGTGGCCGGTGTCCTCGGCGGCGATGGCGGAGACGGTCCGCCCCACGTAGCCCGCGAGCTCGGGGTTCGCGACACCGGAGATCTCGATCGTCGCCCAGTCGGTGACGACGCCGTGGCAGCCGTCGGTGCCGAGCACTTCGAGCTCGTGCCGCACCCGCGCGCGGACGTCGTCGTCGCCCAGACGCTCGAGCGTCGCTTCCGGCCCGCCGACGGCCGCCCAGCTCGGGAGCAGTGCCGAGAGCGTGGTCGATCCCGGCAGGTAGGGGTAGGTGTCGAGCGTGAGGTCGACACCGTCGGCGATGGCCTCGTCGATGAGCGCCACGAGCTCCGCGGCACGACCGGCGTTGACGCCGAAGTTCATCGTCGCGTGCGTGAGGTGCAGCGCGCAGCCGGAGCGACGACTGACGTCGATCATCTCCGCATACGCCTCGAGGGCACCCTTCCCGTAGGAGCGCTGGTGCGGTGCGTAGAAGCCGCCGTGCTCCGCGACCGTGCGGCACAGCGCGACGAGCTCCTCGGTGTCGGCGAACATCCCGGGCACGTAGGTGAGGCCGGAGGACATGCCGACGGCGCCCTCCCGGAGCCCTGCGGCGACGAGCTCCTGCATGCGCTCGATCTCGTCCGGAGTGGCGGCGCGGTTCTCGGTGCCGACCACGAGCATGCGGACGGAACCCTGCGGCACGAGGTAGGCGACGTTCAGCGCGGCTCCGCGGTCGACGCGGTCGAGGTACTCGCCGACGCTCCGCCAGGCGAAGTCCACGTCGTCAGGCTGGCCGTTCCAGCCGGCGATCTGCTGCCGGACGATCGCCATCGTGCGGTCGTCGGTCGGCGCGTAGGAGAGGCCGTCCTGCCCGAGCACCTCGGTGGTGACGCCCTGCGAGACCTTCGCGAGGTGGTCACGGTCGCGGAGCACGGCGAGGTCGGAGTGCGCGTGCATGTCGATGAACCCCGGTGCGGCGACGAGCCCCTCGGCGTCGACGACGAGCGCATCGGCCGGCGCGTCAGTGGCGGCGTCGGCACCGATCGCGACGATGCGGCCGCCGTCGATGAGCACCGAGCCGAGCGTGCTCGGGCCACCGGTGCCGTCGACGATGCGCGCATCGCGGAGGAGCACCGCGCGCGCATCACCCGTCGGCCGTGAGCTCACGGCAGCAGGGCCGCCGCGGTGAACGCGGCCGCGCGCTCGGTGACGCCGGCCCAATCCGCGGCGGCGACGTCGGCCGCTCCGACCACGCTGGACCCCGCGGTCACGGCGGCGGCACCGGCCTGGATGTACTCACGGGCGTTCCCGGCGTGCAGCCCACCGGAGGGCACGAGCCGGAGACCGGGGAACGGGCCGGACAGGTCCTTGAGGAACCCGGGGCCCATGGCGGCGGCGGGGAAGATCTTCACCGCGTGCGAGCCGAGTGCGGCCGCCCGCATGACCTCGCTGGGCGTCATCGCGCCGAGCAGGAACGGCACGCCGGCGGCGGTCGCGACCTCGGCGACCTCCTCGCTCAAGCCGGGAGTGACGAGGAACTGCGCGCCGGCGTCGATGGCGCGCTGCGCGGTGTCGCGGTCCACGACCGTCCCGGCACCGATCACCGCGCCGTGGTCGGCGATCGCATCGGCTGCGGCCCGGATCAGCGCCTCGACGCCGGGGGTGGTGAAGGTGAACTCGACGCTGCGGATGCCGCCCGCGGCGAGCGCCCGGCAGAGTTCGACCGGGTCGGGGATGACGGGCACGCGCACGACGGCGATGGCGCGGTCGGCGTAGAGCGCGTCGAGGGCGTGCGGCGCGGACGCAGGGGTCTCGAGCGTCATGCGGGTCTCCTGTTCGGGGTCGGCTCAGCCGAAGGTGGTGGTGACGGCGTCGACGGCGCGCGGTTCGGCGAGACGGACGTCGTCGACGACGATGAGCGCACGCCACTTGTCGAAGGTGGTGCAGGGGTGGGACAGGCCGAGGCGGATGACGTCGCCGACCTCGACGTCGCTGCCGGGCGGCAGGGAGACGAAGGTGTGCTGGTCGTTCATGGCCGTGGTCGTCGCGCCGGCCAGCGGTTCGACGGTGCTGGAACCGGCACGACGGACACCCTGCACCTCGGGCAGCCCCTCATCGAAGGGGAAGTCGCGCTTGCCGCCGTCGATGAGCGCGAGACCGGGCTCGGGGCGGGAGACGACCGTGGCCCAGCCGTGGATCGCCGAGCGGAACGAACCGACGCCCTCGTGTCGACCGAGGGGCGTGATCCCGCGGTAGAAGCCGTCGTCGTGGGTGATGTAGGCGCCGGACCGCAGCAGGACGTCGACGCGCGGGCCGCGCGCGCCGTCGAGGTCGCGCAGACCGGCGAGCACCTCGGCGACGACGTCGAAGTAGGCGCTGCCGCCGGCGGTCACGACGACGGTGTCGACACGCTCGTCGTAGCGGCCGCCCGCGAGCATCTCGGTGTGCAGTGCCGCGAGGGACTCGAGGTAGTCGCGGACGATCCGGAGCGAACCCTCGTCGCCGTGGTGCGCGAGCGCTCCCTCGTACCCGCTGACGCCGGCGAGCGCGAGCTCGGGCGAGGCGACGACGGCGTCGACGATCTCCCGGGCGGTGGCGTGGTCACGGGCCCCGGTCCGGCCGCCCGGTGCCCCGAGCTCGACGAGCACAGGCAAGGGACGACGTGGCGGCTGCTCGGCCAGCACGCGGGCCATGATCTCCACCGCGCGGACCGAGTCGGCCCACACGACGATCTCGGTGTCGCCCTCGTCCAACGCGCGCCCGACGGCACGGAGGTGCTCGGGCTGCACGAGTGCGTTGGCCAGCATGACGCGGGGGATCGACCAGTCGAGGGCGATCGAGAGCTGCCACGGCGTCGCGACGGTGACACCCCAGCTTCCGGCGTCGAGCTGACGTTGCCAGAGGGCACGGTTCATCGTCGTCTTGCCGTGTGGGGCGAGCCCGACACCGGCGCGCTCGCACCACTGCCGCATGGTCTCGACGTTGTCGGCGACCGCCGAGCGGTCGAGCGTCACAAGAGGCGTCGTGAAGTCGGCGAGCGCCGGGCGAGCCTCGAGGAACGTGGCCGCATCGGTTCCGACGGAGGCCGGCGGGAAGCCCTTGAGGCTGCCGTCGAGCACCCCGAGGTCGGCGGCGTCGAAGTCGTCCGTCATGGTCTCCTCGTTTCGGGTCCGAGCGTTGCGCCACCGAGAACCGGTCAGGCGGGTTGCAACATGCGCAACACGCATTGCACTGATCGCTACGTCTGTTCTAGCATTGCGACCACAGGCCGTCAACCGGACAGGGCCGCGACACGAGGGGAACCGTGATGACGACGTCACCGTCCACCGTGAGCACGATCGGCGAGGCGATGGTCGTCCTCCTCCCCGAGGGGCAGCTCCCCGTCGCCGAGGCGCGCGAGTACCGCACGGGCGTCGGGGGTGCCGAGTTCAACGTCGCGTCCAGCCTCGCGCGCCTGGGCGTCCCCACCCACTGGATCTCCCGCGTCGGCGACGACGGCTTCGGCGACTACATCCTTGAGACGGCCCGCCACGACGGCGTGCTCACCGACGCCGTCGAGCGCGACGACCACCGACCCACCGGGCTCTACGTGAAGGAGACGGTCGTCGGTGCCGACGGTGATCGACGACCGCGGATGCACTACTACCGCAGCGGCTCGGCCGCGTCGGCGCTCGGTGCCGACACCCTCCGGCACGACGCGACCCGCGCAGCCGTCGCCGCGTCGACCATCGTGCACACCTCGGGGATCACGCCCGCGCTGTCCGACTCCACCGCGGACCTCGTGGGCGAGCTGGGTGGGACCCTTCCCGACGGGGCCGTCCTCAGCGTCGACCTCAACTTCCGGCCGCGCCTCTGGGAACGCCGGTCCACGGCCGCACTCCACCGTCTGCTCGACCAGGCCTCGGTCCTCTTCCTCGGCACCGACGAAGCCGAGCTGTTCTTCGGGCATACGGACGCCGAGCGGCTCTTCGCGGATCTGCCCACCCTGCAGCGCATCGTCCTGAAGGACGAGGAGAACGCCGCGACGACGGTCCACCGGGGCGTCGCGGAGCACTGCGTGGTGCGCTCGCTCTCGGTCGACGTCGTCGAGACGGTCGGCGCGGGCGACGCGTTCGCCGCCGGATACCTCGCCGGCCTGGCCGACGGCCTCGACGACACCGCCTGCACGCGGCTCGGCCACGCGGTCGCGGCATCGACGCTCATCTGTCACGGCGACCGCCCGGAACTGGTCCCCGACGCACCCGGCGTCCGCACCATCGTCGAGGCGGACGACGCGTCGTGGGCTTCGTGGCGGATCGCCGCGGACCGACCGCTGCCCTGGTCGACGGCCGGATCACCGGGGACGGTGGGCGCATGAGTCAATCACTCTCCCGGGCGCTTGACCTCCTCCGCGAGATCGTCTCCGGCACGAACTCCCTCGACGCGCTCGCGGCGACGGCCGGTGTGCACAAGACCACGGTGCTGCGCCTGCTCAACACGCTCGAGGAGCACGGCTTCGTCACCCGCGACGCCTCGTACCGCTACCACCTCGGGCGGGCGATGTTCGAACTGACGCAGACCGCGCTCGACGAGCAGGACGTCCGTGGGGTCGCGGCCCCGCACATCCGTGCACTCGGCGCGGCGACCGGTCAGACGGTCCACCTCGCCGCGTACGAGAACGGTTCGGTGTTCTACATCGACAAGGTCGAGTCGCGCCAACCGCTCCGGATGTACTCGCGCGTGGGCCTGCCGGCCTCGCTGTATGCGACCGGCGTGGCCAAGGTGCTCCTCGGCGGACTCGACGAGGCCGAGCGCCGGCGCGTCGTCACGGGCATCGTCTTCGAGCGGTACACCGACAAGACCATCACCGACGCCGACGCCCTCCTCGCGGAGATCGAGCGCTCCAACGGACGCGGGTGGGCGGAGGACCACGAGGAGCACGAGAGCTTCATGAACTGCGTCGCCGCGCCGGTGTTCGGACCGGACGGCCGCGTCGCCGCCGCCGTGTCGATCTCGGTCCCGACGATGGTGCTCCCCCACAGCGGCGTCCGCGCCCTGCTGCCGCAGTTGCTCGCCACCACGGAGGCGATCTCCGCCGAGCTCGGCTACGCGCCTCCCCCACCCACCCCCGGTCCCTGACCATCACCCCGGTCCCCGACCATCCACCCCGGTCCCTGAGCTTGTCGAAGGGCCGACCACACGAAGGACACCCCCATGACCGCACGCACCGCCATCTCCACGACCGACGCTCCGGCTCCCGCGCACACCTTCTCCCAGGGGGTCCGCAAGGGCAACTTCGTCCAGGTCTCCGGCCAGGGCCCCGTCGACCCGGCGACCAACGAGTACCTGTTCCCGGGTGACGTCGCTGCACAGACCACCCGCACGCTGCAGAACGTCGAGGCGATCCTCAAGGCCGGCGGCGCGACCTTCGACGACGTCATGATGCTGCGCGTCTACCTCACGAAGCGCGAGGACTTCGCGATCATGAACGACGCCTACGGCGAGTTCGTCGGCTCGCGCGTCAAGAGCGGTGTCCTGCCGTCGCGTACCACGGTCTTCACCGGCCTCCCCCGCGAGGAGATGCTCGTCGAGATCGACGCGATCGCCATCGTCGACTGACCCGCCCTACCGCCCGGCGTCCGGGAGAGGCCACTCGTAGCGCTCCTTCACGACCTCGAGGTGGATCCAGCTGTCGAGCCGGATCACGTCGTCGAGGGATTTGAGGGAGTCGATCACCTGGTGCAGGCCGAGGGCCGAGTCCGCCGAGATCGTGGCGACGAGGTCGAACCGCCCGATGGTCCGCGCGATGAACTCGACCCCCCGGAGGCCCCGGAGCGCGTCGATCGCCCGGACGCCGTCGCCGTCGATGTTGATGCCGACACCCGCGGCGGCCTTCGCACTCCGCAGCCGACGGTTGAGGACCGGCCCGATCCGCACCACCTGGTGTTCGACGAGTGCCGTGACGCGACTCCGGACCGAGCTCGCCGACAAACCGACCTGATCGGCGAGCTCGCGGTAGCTCCGGCGGCCGTCCTCCTGGAGGGCCGTCATGAGTTCGAGGTCGACGCCATCGATCCGCAGGCCGGCAGGCAGCGGCTTGCCCGGCATGAAGACCCCGGTCACGACGTCGACGTAGAGCAGCGTGTTGACCGACACGACCCCCGGCAGTCCACGGATCACCGCGACCGTCGCGTACAGCTCGCGCTGGTTCGGCAGGCGCAGCTCGACGACGAGATCGTGCTCCCCGCTCACCGCTGAGACGAAGACCGCCGCCGGGAGTGCGACGAGCGCGGGGATCGTGTCG is part of the Plantibacter sp. Leaf314 genome and encodes:
- a CDS encoding GntP family permease — protein: MPIHALASRVAAAAPAPSDPIGWLQQTTPGLLILCAVAIAVLLFLIIRVKLEPFISLFIVGIGLALATGTSIYKIVGVAVPDPFDDEQIKPGASLLETGFGGILGHITIIIGLGTVLGAILERSGGADVLIRKLLGRFGERGAPVAMGLTGLIFGIPVFFDVGIFVLAPLVYITARRGGKSLVLYALPMLAGLSMTHAFLPPHPGPTALAGTFEVGLGWLILMGFLCGIPAFIASGIAWPLWIGKRVMVSVPEEYVLEPEDDAPERKDISLWAVGLIIITPILLILAATFGALALPSGPLLEALTLIGNPAVALTIAVCLAYYVLGVRRGMTLAELGELSGQSLRPIGMILLVVGAGAFFGAVISATGVGAALAEVLGSLGLPIIVSAYLISSGLRIAQGSATAAIVITAGILQPVVLAGDYSQPQLALIGIAIAAGSITLSHVNDGGFWIIAKYFNMSVKQTLATWTVLETILSVVGFGMVALIWLFV
- a CDS encoding amidohydrolase family protein, with amino-acid sequence MSSRPTGDARAVLLRDARIVDGTGGPSTLGSVLIDGGRIVAIGADAATDAPADALVVDAEGLVAAPGFIDMHAHSDLAVLRDRDHLAKVSQGVTTEVLGQDGLSYAPTDDRTMAIVRQQIAGWNGQPDDVDFAWRSVGEYLDRVDRGAALNVAYLVPQGSVRMLVVGTENRAATPDEIERMQELVAAGLREGAVGMSSGLTYVPGMFADTEELVALCRTVAEHGGFYAPHQRSYGKGALEAYAEMIDVSRRSGCALHLTHATMNFGVNAGRAAELVALIDEAIADGVDLTLDTYPYLPGSTTLSALLPSWAAVGGPEATLERLGDDDVRARVRHELEVLGTDGCHGVVTDWATIEISGVANPELAGYVGRTVSAIAAEDTGHAWSGDPTALFFELLEADRLATGILQHVGDEANVRTMMVHPAHTGGSDGILIGAKPHPRAWGTFPRYLGHYVREAGVLGLEDAVAHLTSRPAARLGLTDRGVLRVGAVADVVLFDPETIADRATFAEPRQQAAGIPWVFVNGAAVIADGRRTDAVPGRSLRRRPS
- a CDS encoding bifunctional 4-hydroxy-2-oxoglutarate aldolase/2-dehydro-3-deoxy-phosphogluconate aldolase → MTLETPASAPHALDALYADRAIAVVRVPVIPDPVELCRALAAGGIRSVEFTFTTPGVEALIRAAADAIADHGAVIGAGTVVDRDTAQRAIDAGAQFLVTPGLSEEVAEVATAAGVPFLLGAMTPSEVMRAAALGSHAVKIFPAAAMGPGFLKDLSGPFPGLRLVPSGGLHAGNAREYIQAGAAAVTAGSSVVGAADVAAADWAGVTERAAAFTAAALLP
- a CDS encoding alanine racemase, which gives rise to MTDDFDAADLGVLDGSLKGFPPASVGTDAATFLEARPALADFTTPLVTLDRSAVADNVETMRQWCERAGVGLAPHGKTTMNRALWQRQLDAGSWGVTVATPWQLSIALDWSIPRVMLANALVQPEHLRAVGRALDEGDTEIVVWADSVRAVEIMARVLAEQPPRRPLPVLVELGAPGGRTGARDHATAREIVDAVVASPELALAGVSGYEGALAHHGDEGSLRIVRDYLESLAALHTEMLAGGRYDERVDTVVVTAGGSAYFDVVAEVLAGLRDLDGARGPRVDVLLRSGAYITHDDGFYRGITPLGRHEGVGSFRSAIHGWATVVSRPEPGLALIDGGKRDFPFDEGLPEVQGVRRAGSSTVEPLAGATTTAMNDQHTFVSLPPGSDVEVGDVIRLGLSHPCTTFDKWRALIVVDDVRLAEPRAVDAVTTTFG
- a CDS encoding sugar kinase, with translation MTTSPSTVSTIGEAMVVLLPEGQLPVAEAREYRTGVGGAEFNVASSLARLGVPTHWISRVGDDGFGDYILETARHDGVLTDAVERDDHRPTGLYVKETVVGADGDRRPRMHYYRSGSAASALGADTLRHDATRAAVAASTIVHTSGITPALSDSTADLVGELGGTLPDGAVLSVDLNFRPRLWERRSTAALHRLLDQASVLFLGTDEAELFFGHTDAERLFADLPTLQRIVLKDEENAATTVHRGVAEHCVVRSLSVDVVETVGAGDAFAAGYLAGLADGLDDTACTRLGHAVAASTLICHGDRPELVPDAPGVRTIVEADDASWASWRIAADRPLPWSTAGSPGTVGA
- a CDS encoding IclR family transcriptional regulator, translating into MSQSLSRALDLLREIVSGTNSLDALAATAGVHKTTVLRLLNTLEEHGFVTRDASYRYHLGRAMFELTQTALDEQDVRGVAAPHIRALGAATGQTVHLAAYENGSVFYIDKVESRQPLRMYSRVGLPASLYATGVAKVLLGGLDEAERRRVVTGIVFERYTDKTITDADALLAEIERSNGRGWAEDHEEHESFMNCVAAPVFGPDGRVAAAVSISVPTMVLPHSGVRALLPQLLATTEAISAELGYAPPPPTPGP
- a CDS encoding RidA family protein — encoded protein: MTARTAISTTDAPAPAHTFSQGVRKGNFVQVSGQGPVDPATNEYLFPGDVAAQTTRTLQNVEAILKAGGATFDDVMMLRVYLTKREDFAIMNDAYGEFVGSRVKSGVLPSRTTVFTGLPREEMLVEIDAIAIVD
- a CDS encoding Lrp/AsnC family transcriptional regulator, which produces MPDLDEQLIELLQHDGRASYSELAELAGVSRAVVAGRLSTLIGTGAVRVVAAVHPEFLGLQAYAHVSIHTAGAAADTIPALVALPAAVFVSAVSGEHDLVVELRLPNQRELYATVAVIRGLPGVVSVNTLLYVDVVTGVFMPGKPLPAGLRIDGVDLELMTALQEDGRRSYRELADQVGLSASSVRSRVTALVEHQVVRIGPVLNRRLRSAKAAAGVGINIDGDGVRAIDALRGLRGVEFIARTIGRFDLVATISADSALGLHQVIDSLKSLDDVIRLDSWIHLEVVKERYEWPLPDAGR